In Arachis stenosperma cultivar V10309 chromosome 1, arast.V10309.gnm1.PFL2, whole genome shotgun sequence, one DNA window encodes the following:
- the LOC130969590 gene encoding SWR1 complex subunit 6 produces MEDDGVRRMSSRTRKVASKMVAALASTDNRTQAAIARLDALENDNAGFEVADANNDDDEASLDDEEGYMQKKQSKGTKRKTRQAKALEARKAPRTFLELIHEANLESLPPHVPSYLRAAVGPPSSTSRRHFCTVCGFSASYTCVRCGMRFCSYRCQNVHNDTRCLKFVA; encoded by the exons atggaggatgatggagttcGGCGCATGTCCAGCAGAACACGAAAGGTTGCTTCGAAAATGGTTGCGGCTCTTGCCAGCACTGATAACCGAACCCAG GCAGCTATTGCACGACTTGATGCTTTGGAGAATGACAATGCAGGATTTGAGGTGGCAGAtgctaataatgatgatgatgaggccTCTCTAGACGATGAAGAAG GGTATATGCAAAAAAAGCAATCTAAGGGCACCAAAAGGAAAACTCGGCAAGCAAAAGCACTTGAGGCTAGGAAGGCTCCAAGAACATTCCTTGAGCTTATACACGAG GCAAACTtagaatcattgcctccacatGTTCCTTCTTATTTGAGAGCAGCAGTTGGACCTCCAAGTTCAACCTCCCGTCGCCACTTCTGTACTGTTTGTGGTTTCTCAGCTAGTTACACATGCGTGAGATGTGGTATGCGCTTCTGTTCTTATAGATGTCAAAATGTGCACAATGATACTCGTTGTTTGAAGTTTGTAGCTTGA
- the LOC130969582 gene encoding laccase-3-like, protein MKTFHFPSKICCSLFLLVLFALIASLASAAQTQYHNFVIQPKPVKRLCKVQNILTVNGQFPGPTVEARNGDSLVIKVVNAAKYNISIHWHGLRMLRNPWADGPSYVTQCPIKPGGSYTYRFTIVNQEGTLWWHAHTSFLRATVYGALIIHPKMGSPYPFPTPRREFPILLGEWFDRDPMLLLRQAQFTGAAPNVSVAYTINGQPGDLYRCSSQETARILVDAGETILLRIINSALNQELFFGIANHMMTVVGTDAAYTKPFPTRVLTIGPGQTINVLVTTNQPPGRYYMAARAYQTAQNAAFDNTTTTAILEYRSASRGNKNRPILPVLPAFNDTATATAFTTGLRGLSRIQVFTKVDVSLYFIVGLGLINCTNPNSPRCQGPNGTRFTASMNNVSFILPRTTSLMQAYYQRIPGVFTTDFPPVPPVQFNYTGSVPRGLWTPSQGTKLYKLKYGSRVQIVLQDTSIVTTEEHPMHIHGFHFFVVGSGFGNFNPATDPANFNLVDPPVRNTIGTPPGGWVAIRFLADNPGIWFVHCHIDSHLNWGLATAFLVENGVGPSQSVIPPPIDLPPC, encoded by the exons ATGAAGACTTTCCACTTCCCTAGTAAGATATGTTGCTCCTTGTTCTTACTTGTCCTTTTTGCTCTAATCGCCTCACTAGCTTCAGCAGCACAAACTCAGTACCATAATTTTGTT ATTCAACCTAAGCCAGTGAAGAGGCTGTGCAAAGTTCAAAACATACTCACTGTCAATGGTCAGTTTCCAGGGCCAACCGTGGAGGCCAGAAACGGAGATTCTCTTGTCATCAAAGTAGTAAATGCAGCAAAGTACAACATCTCTATCCACTG GCATGGATTAAGGATGCTGCGAAATCCATGGGCAGATGGACCTAGCTATGTGACTCAGTGTCCCATAAAGCCAGGGGGAAGTTACACATACCGGTTTACGATCGTAAACCAAGAAGGGACACTATGGTGGCATGCACACACTAGCTTCCTAAGAGCCACTGTCTATGGAGCTCTGATCATCCATCCCAAAATGGGCTCGCCTTATCCCTTCCCTACGCCTCGGCGAGAATTTCCCATCCTTCTTG GGGAATGGTTTGACAGGGATCCAATGCTTCTCTTAAGGCAGGCACAATTTACAGGAGCAGCACCAAATGTATCAGTAGCATATACCATTAACGGGCAACCTGGTGACCTCTACAGATGCTCGAGTCAAG AAACTGCACGCATTCTGGTAGATGCCGGGGAGACAATTCTCTTGAGGATCATCAACAGTGCACTCAATCAAGAACTCTTCTTTGGGATTGCCAACCACATGATGACAGTTGTTGGTACAGATGCTGCTTACACCAAGCCTTTCCCCACAAGAGTCCTAACTATAGGACCTGGTCAGACGATCAACGTCCTAGTCACTACCAACCAACCACCAGGTCGATATTACATGGCAGCACGTGCCTATCAAACAGCACAAAATGCTGCCTTTGACAACACCACTACCACAGCAATACTTGAATACAGATCCGCTAGCCGCGGTAATAAGAACAGACCAATATTGCCGGTTCTTCCAGCCTTCAATGATACAGCCACTGCCACCGCATTCACTACTGGGCTCAGGGGTCTTTCTAGGATTCAAGTCTTTACAAAGGTTGATGTGAGTCTATACTTCATAGTGGGTTTGGGGTTGATCAACTGCACAAACCCTAATAGTCCTAGGTGTCAAGGACCTAATGGCACTCGCTTCACAGCAAGCATGAACAATGTTTCTTTTATACTCCCAAGGACCACCTCCCTAATGCAAGCTTACTATCAAAGAATACCTGGTGTCTTCACCACTGATTTCCCTCCGGTTCCACCTGTACAATTTAATTATACTGGCAGTGTGCCGCGGGGACTATGGACACCTTCCCAAGGAACAAAGCTCTACAAGTTGAAGTATGGTTCTAGGGTGCAAATTGTTTTGCAGGACACAAGTATAGTAACTACCGAAGAACACCCCATGCACATTCATGGATTCCACTTCTTTGTAGTTGGTTCAGGTTTTGGCAACTTCAATCCAGCAACGGATCCAGCCAATTTTAACCTTGTTGATCCACCAGTGAGAAACACCATTGGAACACCTCCTGGAGGATGGGTAGCCATTCGATTTCTGGCTGATAATCCAG GAATTTGGTTTGTCCACTGTCACATAGATTCACATCTAAATTGGGGTTTGGCAACAGCATTTCTAGTGGAGAATGGAGTTGGACCATCACAGTCAGTAATACCTCCACCGATAGATCTGCCCCCATGTTAA
- the LOC130965625 gene encoding exocyst complex component EXO70B1-like yields the protein MSFAYKFHVSLSHLWKAQVSFLGFMLISCSSFLYDKKVSGKPDMFGLVSSVAFAIMSLSLSRQVDFGFEVDLFNFFLGYFLVQLMKIHIAHIILGASICYFFSCLRSYLDTKQPLNGSNVAHSVVRIALEIEDGRTTVNKKEHLYVILGIEEKREDMVIFPIDMEEKIRKAIFEKAGYDEECYNVYLTWRRQILAEKMRKIDMQKLHIKEIKGVPLDYLQKKIQRWIMSFEYSIRILFSEERNLSNSVFVECSSSSNYADLCFMELCRIPMILLLDFANAVANSAGSPLRLFRLIKVFEALKEMLPEIETLFSDECGGLAIRDEAIGILARLREAIRSVFADLETLICKNENSIGIVNGGGIHPITYYVMNYLGAACKSLMTLEQVFENKNNNHGVEFYLARILLLLEQSLKAKSKEMYKDSTLGLVFLMNNYTYMVNCVKHSKLGELLGENWIKNHIVAKFRQCFKIYKANSWDQVFRGKLISEFVLKFVEICDVQSSWIIFDDHLRRKIRNNLKETLLARFKSVMEGSQEDINICGDFGFGVRDIVAGIDKLFKGRDQLKNHREIHPTWTTALHEHNIKDFHKHWKKHGQKTFLGSSYPIEYYWCIHKFNQGCHATIQVQQIQENPSMYETRYTGLHTCNLHTFI from the exons ATGTCATTTGCATACAAGTTCCATGTTTCTTTGAGTCACTTATGGAAAGCACAGGTTAGCTTTTTGGGCTTTATGCTAATTTCTTGTTCCtcatttttatatgataaaaaagtCAGCGGAAAACCAGACATGTTTGGTTTGGTCTCAAGTGTTGCATTTGCTATAATGTCCTTGAGTTTGTCAAGGCAAGTTGACTTTGGATTCGAGGTAGATCTCTTCAATTTCTTCCTTGGATACTTTTTGGTTCAACTCATGAAAATTCACATTGCTCACATCATTTTGGGTGCTTCAATATGTTATTTTTTCTCGTGTCTTCGCTCTTACTTGGATACCAAGCAACCACTGAATGGGAGTAATGTCGCCCATTCAGTGGTGCGAATCGCATTGGAAATTGAAGATGGGAGAACTACagtaaataaaaaagaacattTATATGTGATTCTTGGaatagaagagaaaagagaagacaTGGTGATTTTTCCCATTGATATGGAAGAAAAGATTCGGAAGgcgattttcgaaaaagcaggGTATGATGAAGAATGCTACAATGTATACCTAACTTGGAGGAGGCAAATCCTTGCTGAGAAAATGAGGAAGATAGATATGCAAAAGCTTCACATAAAGGAGATCAAAGGTGTTCCATTAGATTACTTGCAGAAAAAGATTCAACGCTGGATCATGTCTTTTGAATATTCTATCAGGATTCTATTCTCTGAAGAAAGGAATCTAAGTAACTCTGTTTTTGTGGAGTGTTCTTCTAGTTCAAACTATGCTGATCTCTGTTTTATGGAGCTATGCAGGATACCAATGATTCTGCTACTAGATTTTGCTAACGCAGTGGCGAACAGCGCAGGCTCGCCATTGCGATTGTTTAGGCTGATCAAGGTATTTGAGGCATTGAAAGAAATGTTACCTGAGATTGAAACATTGTTCTCTGATGAATGCGGCGGCCTGGCAATAAGGGACGAAGCGATTGGAATCTTGGCAAGGTTGAGGGAAGCAATCAGAAGTGTTTTCGCCGATTTGGAGACTCTGATATGCAAGAATGAAAATTCAATTGGGATTGTTAATGGTGGAGggattcatccaatcacttatTATGTAATGAACTACCTTGGTGCTGCTTGTAAATCTTTGATGACATTGGAGCAAGTTTTTGAGAACAAGAACAATAATCATGGAGTGGAATTTTATTTGGCTAGGATTTTGTTATTGTTGGAGCAGAGTTTGAAGGCCAAATCAAAAGAAATGTACAAGGATTCAACTTTAGGGTTAGTTTTCTTGATGAACAATTACACCTACATGGTTAACTGTGTGAAACATAGTAAACTAGGAGAGTTGTTAGGTGAAAATTGGATCAAGAATCACATTGTAGCAAAATTTCGTCAATGTTTTAAAATTTACAAAGCAAATTCATGGGATCAAGTATTCAGAGGGAAGCTTATTAGTGAGTTTGTGTTGAAGTTTGTGGAGATATGTGATGTGCAATCAAGTTGGATTATCTTTGATGATCACCTAAGAAGGAAAATTAGAAATAACTTGAAAGAAACATTGTTGGCAAGGTTCAAAAGTGTTATGGAAGGGTCACAAGAAGACATTAATATTTGTGGTGACTTTGGGTTTGGGGTCAGAGATATTGTGGCTGGAATAGACAAGTTGTTTAAGGGAAGAGATCAGCTCAAAAATCACAg AGAGATTCATCCAACATGGACTACAGCCTTGCATGAGCACAATATCAAGGATTTTCATAAACATTGGAAGAAGCATGGCCAGAAAACATTCCTTGGTTCTTCATATCCAAT AGAATACTACTGGTGTATTCACAAGTTTAATCAAGGATGCCATGCAACCATTCAAGTGCAACAAATACAAGAAAATCCATCAATGTATGAGACTAGGTATACTGGCCTTCACACATGCAACTTACACACATTCATCTAG